The following proteins are encoded in a genomic region of Enterocloster clostridioformis:
- a CDS encoding ABC transporter permease, translating to MAKYIIKRLVAGMLSLFILITITFFLMHVIPGGPFSPSEQRNVPEKILEQISEKYGLNDPLPAQYVRYLGNLLHGDMGTSFKKQDTTVNELIANGFPVSAKVGALGIAVALAAGIPLGIVAAVKRGKLADGASMVLATIGVSVPSFVFCVLMMYVFCEKWKIFPSYGLTSWKHYVLPVFCMAFSQVAYITRLMRSSMLETMRQDYIRTERSKGVPEWEVIGKYALKNSVLPVVTYVGPLVAALLTGTFIIEKLFSIPGLGRYFISAITDRDYSVTLGLTVFLGVMIIGCNLIVDIMYAVIDPRVKITE from the coding sequence ATGGCAAAATACATAATCAAGCGATTGGTAGCAGGCATGTTATCTCTATTTATTCTTATTACCATTACATTCTTTCTGATGCATGTCATTCCGGGAGGTCCTTTCAGTCCGTCTGAGCAAAGGAATGTGCCGGAAAAAATCCTGGAGCAGATTTCCGAAAAATATGGTCTCAACGACCCGCTTCCGGCCCAGTATGTCAGGTATCTTGGCAACCTTCTTCACGGGGACATGGGGACTTCCTTTAAAAAACAGGACACCACGGTCAATGAGCTTATAGCCAACGGCTTTCCGGTATCGGCAAAGGTGGGGGCGCTGGGAATCGCGGTGGCCCTTGCGGCGGGAATTCCGCTGGGAATCGTGGCCGCTGTGAAGCGGGGAAAGCTGGCGGACGGCGCTTCCATGGTGCTGGCAACCATCGGCGTGTCGGTGCCCAGCTTTGTGTTCTGCGTGCTGATGATGTATGTATTCTGCGAAAAGTGGAAGATATTCCCCTCCTATGGACTGACTTCGTGGAAGCATTATGTGCTGCCGGTGTTCTGCATGGCATTCTCCCAGGTGGCCTATATCACCCGTCTCATGCGATCCAGCATGCTGGAGACCATGCGCCAGGATTACATACGGACAGAGCGCTCCAAGGGAGTGCCGGAATGGGAGGTCATAGGCAAGTATGCCCTTAAAAACTCTGTTCTTCCGGTGGTGACCTATGTGGGTCCGCTGGTGGCCGCGCTGCTCACCGGTACGTTCATCATTGAGAAGCTGTTCAGCATCCCGGGACTGGGCCGCTATTTCATATCCGCCATCACGGACAGGGATTATTCTGTTACACTGGGACTTACCGTGTTCTTAGGCGTGATGATTATTGGTTGCAATCTGATTGTTGACATCATGTACGCTGTGATTGACCCAAGAGTAAAGATAACGGAGTAG
- a CDS encoding ABC transporter permease, which yields MEERVEFTMSDVIPEELLAGLSDTEREMESINRPSISYWRNCWIRLKKDKLAMLGIAIVVIMTLAAIYVPMFSPYTYDQTDFGNALQWPNSAHLFGTDKMGRDIFVRTMYGARISLSIGFAAAAINMVIGVLYGGISGYVGGTADIIMMRVVDILTGIPSLIYMILIMMFLGNTIQSILIAMCLTYWITTARMVRAQILTLREQDFALAAKVSGLSKWQILIHHLIPNSMGSIIVTVTFLIPSAIFQEAFLSFLGIGIQVPKASWGTLANDAIEYLFSYPYQMLFPALAISITIFALNFIGDGLRDALDPRLKK from the coding sequence ATGGAAGAGAGAGTTGAATTTACCATGTCGGATGTGATTCCGGAGGAACTTCTGGCGGGACTTTCCGACACAGAGCGGGAGATGGAATCCATTAACCGCCCCAGCATCTCCTACTGGAGGAACTGCTGGATACGGCTTAAGAAGGATAAGCTGGCCATGCTGGGTATTGCCATTGTGGTCATTATGACATTGGCGGCTATATATGTACCCATGTTTTCTCCTTATACATATGACCAGACGGATTTTGGAAATGCCCTCCAGTGGCCTAACAGCGCCCACTTGTTCGGAACAGACAAAATGGGACGTGATATTTTCGTCAGGACCATGTACGGGGCCCGTATCAGCCTGTCCATCGGATTTGCGGCAGCGGCCATCAACATGGTTATAGGCGTGCTCTACGGCGGCATATCAGGCTATGTGGGAGGAACTGCGGATATTATCATGATGCGTGTGGTGGATATCCTGACCGGCATTCCCAGCCTGATTTATATGATTTTAATTATGATGTTTCTGGGAAACACCATACAGAGCATCCTGATTGCCATGTGCCTTACCTACTGGATTACCACGGCCAGGATGGTCCGGGCCCAGATACTGACCCTGAGAGAGCAGGACTTTGCCCTGGCAGCCAAGGTCAGCGGACTGAGCAAATGGCAGATACTGATTCATCATCTGATACCCAACAGCATGGGTTCCATCATCGTGACGGTCACGTTCCTGATTCCGTCAGCCATATTCCAGGAGGCATTTTTAAGCTTTCTGGGCATCGGCATCCAGGTGCCGAAGGCCAGCTGGGGAACCCTGGCCAATGACGCCATAGAATATCTGTTTTCATATCCGTATCAGATGCTGTTTCCGGCGCTGGCAATCAGCATCACCATATTTGCCCTGAACTTCATCGGTGACGGGCTGCGGGATGCTCTGGACCCAAGACTTAAGAAATAG